From the genome of Chanos chanos chromosome 5, fChaCha1.1, whole genome shotgun sequence, one region includes:
- the sh3gl1a gene encoding SH3-domain GRB2-like 1a, with amino-acid sequence MSVAGLKKQFYKASQLMSEKVGAAKGTELDEEFKDLEKKADITSKAIVDVLSRTTEYLQPNPAMRTRMAMMSKIKGNSKGTGYPQAEGILGETMVKYGHEMGEDANFGGALVEYGESMKRLAEVKDSLDIDVKQNFIDPFQTLVDKDLKDIQHHLKKMESRRLDYDYKKKRQGKISDDELQLALEKFHESKDAAENSMWSLLETDVKQVGQLSALVESQLQYHKQAVEILEELAQKMRERVNEVQSRPSQQRKPKPKSKPSFDYSESEYSDNSYNSSPYSPPGYSASATPSFNKSSVRRNRQTQQPHCKALYDFEPENEGELRFSEGDIITLISQVDENWYEGAVNGQSGYFPVNYVEVVVPLP; translated from the exons TTGATGAGTGAGAAGGTGGGAGCTGCTAAAGGGACTGAACTGGATGAAGAGTTCAAAGATCTGGAAAAG AAAGCTGATATTACAAGTAAAGCCATTGTAGATGTCCTCTCCAGAACAACAGAGTACCTCCAGCCCAACCCAG CAATGCGGACAAGGATGGCCATGATGTCAAAAATAAAAGGTAATTCCAAGGGCACGGGTTACCCTCAGGCGGAGGGCATACTGGGAGAGACCATGGTCAAGTACGGGCACGAAATGGGCGAGGACGCAAACTTTG GTGGCGCTCTTGTTGAGTACGGGGAGTCCATGAAGAGACTGGCAGAAGTGAAGGACTCTTTAGACATTGATGTCAAACAAAACTTTATTGATCCCTTTCAAACCCTTGTTGACAAGGATCTAAAAGATATACAG caccatcTGAAGAAAATGGAGAGTCGACGACTGGATTATGATTACAAGAAGAAGCGTCAGGGGAAGATCTCGGATGATGAACTGCAGCTGGCTTTGGAAAAGTTTCACGAGTCTAAAGATGCCGCAGAGAACAGCATGTGGAGTTTACTGGAGACTGACGTGA agCAGGTTGGCCAGCTCTCGGCTCTGGTGGAGTCACAGCTACAGTATCACAAACAGGCTGTTGAGATCCTGGAGGAACTGGcccagaaaatgagagaaag AGTAAATGAGGTTCAGTCCAGGCCTTCACAGCAACGTAAGCCAAAACCCAAATCCAAGCCCAGCTTTGACTATTCAGAATCAGAATATTCGGACAACAGCTATAATTCCTCTCCATATTCTCCTCCAGGGTACTCGGCCTCAG CAACCCCATCATTCAACAAATCGTCTGTGCGCCGAAACCGAC aaacacagcagccTCACTGTAAGGCATTGTATGACTTTGAAccagagaacgagggagagcTGCGTTTCAGCGAAGGTGACATCATTACCCTAATCAGTCAGGTCGATGAAAACTGGTACGAGGGAGCAGTAAACGGCCAATCAGGATACTTTCCCGTCAACTATGTAGAGGTGGTGGTGCCTTTGCCTTAG